ATTTTTCACAAGCGGATGTAAGAATTCCTTTCTCATTTTACTTTATCAATATTAAAACATCATTTTCTACTGAatgcaaaggtgtaacccatcatcagaggacaaaccctaccctctgaatatTGTCTGATCTTGTTTACACAATGAGCAAGTGGCTGAATAAGTGGCCGATCTCATCAAATCTCAATCAAATTATGCCTATCTTagcgcttggggtcatagttgttcggtttgaattgagccgcaatttcaattctggcagGTCCGCATTCCAATTGCTGAAAACCAAACAGAGTAACAAGAGCATACAATTTATTTAAGGAGATCGAGAACCTGCAATCCAGACGATCTGCACTCCTCACTTGTTAAAAGTTGTATTGCGTAGCATGCAATTCATTATAGGGAGAGAAATTCGGCGTATCTTGTGAGCTAGAGTCATCGAAAATGCCGTGAACATGAGAAGCGTAGGCACTAGAATTTTCTGTGCTTACAAGACAGACAATATGCGTCTCCCTCCGTTCTTCTCTACCAGACTCTCTGCACTTGCTTTGCTAGTGCCCCATCTCCTAGTATTTTGTTATCAGTACATGTTTTTAACAATTTCCAGTACTAATTACTTTGAGAAATTTTAGCCCTTTTTTACACGGTTAAACCAAGCAAGTGTAAAAAACTATTCACCCTCGCGTGCTCTTAGAGATCGTACGCTTGTTAACTCTCCACCGCAGGCGAGGCACATGTGCACCATATTTATGAAGCTCTTTGACGATGGCCACATCCAACAAGTTCACAACTTGTAGCGGAACATTGGAGCGCTCTTGTCCATTGAATGTTGACCCTCTATATATGATCATCAAAACACTTCTAGTCGATGGTTATCATGAGGTGCTGCCCATccaatgaacggtctagatcccATACATATATCCGAAATGCACGGAGAAAAAAGTTCAACGGCTAACTGAAGTGCAGGCGACCGTGTCGGGTAAAAATTTCATTGTCTAAATGAAAACAAATTAGAAGAAAGTGGGTGCGCACATTAAAAATAAGGCGTGAACATCCGGGAGCGGATTAgttgagaccccggcctcacttAAGACCGTGCGGCCCCTGCCGTGGGGCCCAActttatgtatgtattctgtatccacactgtccatccttttttccagatcattttagatcatgaacccaaaaatgaagaggatACAAATCTTAGGCGACCATATTCTAAGAAATAGCGGtaattgaatgccctaccatttaaaacttcttaggggtaacttaatgtttccataatatttattttccatccaatatgttgattaggtcacataagcCCTTTAATGTTTCTGtagcatttatttgccatccaatctgttgattaggtcacataagcCCCTTAATGTTTCTGttgtatttatttgccatctaatccgttgataaggtcacctaagcctggatgaagggaagaacaaatattagcttgatccaaaacttgtttggcccattaatagtcaatcaccactgtttcttatggtatggtccacctaataataatctgattcatttttagaataatttcctaaaatgatctatacgaACGGGTGGACGGcgggatacagaatacataaatcaagaagggcccacggtaagggccgcattgtcttgggtgaggccagggtctcagttaaggggggagagagagagagagagagagagagagagagagagatatgcatGGCGAAGGAGGGAAGGGGGTTGCTGGAGCAGATCCCGATGCAATACTTTTCGAGATTTTAACCTTTGAATATggatcatcttccaatgatccaaaccgtttattttaTTAGTCTCACCTTATGTGGTTGATAGACAACGAGTGAAATCTCTTAAATAAGATTATTTCAACCTTTTGAAATGCGGCTCTTTAGCTTTGAAAATTGCCAGAACCCTAACTTTTGTATAATAAAAAGATTAGAACATTCAGCCTGAGACTTTTCCCTATCCAAGAAAATCCCAATCACATGAGCGACGCAGgtcattgaaaaaaaatcaaattccaATGGCTAAATTCTCAGCCTATCATATTAGGATGCGTCCAGATGCATTTGAATAAAACCGTCAAATGGGAAAACAAATTAGTAGAGTGCACTCTTACTAcgtttataataataataataaagaagagGAAAAATCATTACttggatataaaaataaaaaataaaatgggatCTGATATTCTACAAACAGGAACCATAACTTGTGggtaccctaccaactttgccgTAACCATGCCACTTAGTTAGGACATTAGTACCATGAAAACGGTATGTCCTACCGTAAAGATAGCCAGCCTGGAACAAAAACCAGGACGAACCCCATCATCATGTGGCCCAAATTAACCATTGGAATCAACGGACAGCTATTGGGTCCAGTTCGTGATcagatcagcatgatttttgagAAAGGTGATCTTGATGTTGGGCCCTATAGTTTTGATGGTACTGATATCCTATGGGTGGTTTTTGAGATGGTACAGACGACAAGTTATTGCACCGTTGCCTCTAGGTGATCACTGTTgtttgaaaataataaataaaataaagggaGCCGAGGTTGTTGTCAACAGAAAAGGCTTTGTCGACCAAAATATATCATTTCTTCCTTTGGTGGGCCCTCCTCAGATCTCCATATATCCCACCCTCACCCTCACCCTCACCCCCACCCCCACTTTCCTTgctcccacctctctctctctctctctctctctctctctctctctctctctctcgttcgttgggtttattttatttttattaaaatattccaAAACTACCCTCTAcaagcaaaagaaagaaaagaaagaaagattgtgTAAGAAGAGGAGAAGGGAAGGAGAATGAAAGACACGGGGAGGAAGCAAGGAACAGCGTCACCTTGCGCAGCGTGCAAGCTACTGAGGAGACGGTGCGCCCAGGATTGCGTGTTTGCGCCTTACTTCCCGGCTGATGAGCCCCACAAGTTCGCTAACGTTCACAAGGTCTTTGGAGCTAGCAATGTCAACAAGATGCTCCAGGTTCTTTCCTCTCTTCCTCTCCTCATTGCTTCTTCATCATGGTTTCTTCCAGGCTACTTTCGTCATTTActcaaaaataattaaaaataataataataaaatttcttCTACATTGCTGCCTTCTTGAGGGCATTCTCGTAATTCACTCATTTGTCTGGACCCTTCCTGTCCATTTCTACGACTTCTTTTTACCAAGAAAGATAATATGGCGCAATCACTCGTTTCAATCACCACTCCATTCCCATACGTGCGGAATTCGTTTATGTGCTTTGGACCGTTCATCTGCTGAAGttttcctccaaaaaaaaaaaaacaaaacaaaacgaaAAACAAACTTGGTAAGGTCAGGGGATCCTAGCCACTGAAAGGAgacttgaaaaaagaagaagaagaagaagaagatgaaaagaagCCATTGTAAGAAGACAAGTCCAACCTAAGGGTAATATTTAATTGAGAAAAAAATATCCTTAATCAGTGTCTAGAATCAGCCGATCATTTTTACTTTTGGGGGCACAGCTCATCCAATGTACAGCCAAAtatatggatggtctggatcacaaaCGTATGCCACGCACACGCGGAGAGAGAATGTGTGTTCCGCTAACTTAAGAATGTGGATCCTTTCCTATTACATATAATAATGATAACATTTATTACATTGTTTTTGTCATTCTTTATCTGCCCATTCCaaggatattttattttatttttcattcttcctTTTATGTTTTGTGAGATAGACTTCTTCTCTCCTGAATCTAAAATTGTAGACGTGGACAAATGAACAAGATCCCAactattcatcaagtaggccctaTTTTTTACGTGGTCCATAGATCAAAGGATCCTGATAAAATAAGGGATTTATCTGTCCAACGGCAAACTAAAAGCTGAATgtggacccttttttttttcttcttcttcttcttctttcttattttcttattttacctGCTATGTGCATTGGATGTAGACCCTTAATTTTGACTTTTAGTTTCATTTGTGAGCTATCCGTTGGATGGGACCttcatcggtggggcccacctcatgaacagcCCGGATCGGACCCAATTATGTAAGCAAGTATATGGTTGATGTAAGGACAAGGCACAGGAAGCCAACCGCTGCTGGAAAAGTTGTAAAGCATTCACAAGCTAATCATAATATACTAAGATTCACCTGTTGCAGTTTGGCATATATGTGCTGCACCCAACCCGATCGAAAGGCGGGCACCACTCGTGTGGATGCTCTGACAACAAGTATCTGCCCTGGTCGGTCATATGGCAGGCCACACATTTATGTTGCCTGCGGACCTTTGGCAAttcggaaaaaaaagaagaaggtactatgaggttgagctcCAAAGCCCCCTACTATGCCGCGTGTAAGACACATCCGCACCGTACATTTGGTGTGTGCCTTCTAGGTTATGCCATCTCATAGACTTAATTAAGACTTCAAAATTAATCTAAGGGTACTTTTGTAAATACCAAACAATTTAGTGTCCGTTGATCATTTCTTTCTAAAGACACGAGGCCCTTACCATACGAAAGTCCAAAAGGGGGGTTGGTAGCTTGGATTGACCCGAAAGTTTGAACGACTGGACATTCGAATTTTCGGTTAGATACGCGACTAGATTATGATGTCACGCTAATATGAACCATCTTCTATAAATCTCTTGCACCGAATTTTCGGTGCCAGCTAACATAATAAACCATCTGTTCGTGATATTACACTTTTCAAATGTGGGACCACTTCCCAACTTTATAGCCTCATTGGTGGGGTCCCCTATTAGGGTACTAATGATTACCACATGTGATCAGTACCGTCTGATAGAGGATGGAAGTTTTTTCAACAAGCACGCACAATGCCTATTCAAACATGCAGGATCATGCCTACAAAAGTAGGTTGGTGGCAAATGGGCTGGGCCGACTGGGCTGGAAGCTGGATAAAGTCCAGACAATGAGATAAGCGCTGCAGCCAACACCCAACCAAGCCCATTTTAAAATATGCCATGCTAGGGTGAATGCTAATTAGGCCTTGAGATAAATGCAAGTGCATACCGATCCACCCTGATTAATTACTGGGCCTGGTCTAAAATCAGGCCTTAATCCAACCCTCGGTAAGGTTGTCCAAGCCTAGTTGTCACCCCGTACAGAAGTAGTTTCACAGTTGGGGTTGAACCTTGTGCCCCAATGGATAGGATGTGCTCGTCTAAACTCTCATGGTTAAAACTCTTCTCTGGCTTGTTGCGCACACAGGAGTTGCCAGTGCATCAGCGCAGCGATGCTGTGAGTAGCATGGTGTATGAAGCAAATGCAAGGGTGCGGGATCCGGTATATGGATGTGTGGGCGCCATCTCATCACTACAGCAACAGATCGATGTCCTCCAGACCCAGTTGGCGCTTGCTCAAGCAGAGGTGGTCCACATGCGGATGCGTCAGTCCGCCACCCTGTCAAACCTTACTGAGATACCAACAGAGAGTGGTTCGCCGTCCTCTAAGCTAATGGGCCCACATACCAGATCCCTATTTTCCCTGGACATGGTTGTAGAACAGGCCCAGATGGGAGAGTCTATGTGGTTGTGCTAGTGCCCACCTGCATTTTGGCTAGTATATAtgggcttcttcttttttgttgttaTATACCTCCTTATTGTTTTGATCTTTTTGGTAGTATTATGCATCTCCATATGATCAGGGATGATGGCCCGCCCACTTATTAATTGACAATATATTGTAAATAGGTTTAACGTACGAACATGAATTTACTATAGTTATTATATTTGAAGAGATTGAGATGCTACTCAACATGGCACGTTTGAGTGCTCCTACCGTTAGAGTCCCTCAGCCTAAAAATACATTAGCTAGGTCCATTAACTACATGGAATGGATGGACAACCAACAGTACAATTGATACCGAGACGCATGTGTCATCCACCTAATGCATATAGGCCAGGTCTGAAATTCATAAAAGGACCATCTGATTAGTGTACTGGATCCCGAACACATGCAAGCTGGTGACCGAGGATGTGTTTTGTGTTTGGCAATTGAAGGTGGGGAGTCCGGAATTAACATCTCCTTCATATAGATGCATGGACTGAGGTGTACAAGGAAGACCCTGTTCAGTTCAGAGGCTTGAAAAGGAGTCAGGTCGGGTGAGATCGGGGTCAGCCCAACCTGGATCCATTTGATAAATGGGAGAAGAATTCATGCCCTAACCTGTCAAATAACACATTACTTGATGGCCAGGTctaacccacttaaaattcatcaaacTCAGTTCAACTCCAACACGATCATAGACACTCCACCTTAAGCCAGTTTAAAAATAAGGAGAAAAACTCCAGCAAAACTGCAGTTTACACATCCAGCCAATGGACAAGTAAATTTTTACTTAACTCGCACTGGCAGAGTAATATTTACTTGGCCCAGGACAAGTGAGTCATTTTTACTCATACTTTATACTCGATTTTTAATTGACCAAGGTGTTTCTAGTGTCTATTAGAAAGTGTTTGAAAAGTCCCATATGCCCTAAGGGTAACTTGTGCGGAATCGACATGTGGATCACATGTCTATCACGTAAATCGAGTCCCATGAGGAAATATGTCACGATGAATCAAATCAGTATAGGCCGTGATAGTCAAAACTCCAACTATACTTTGATCAGCAATTGCAATTGGGCTTGATCTATCTTACCATTGGAATAGGCATTGAAATAACTTTTCCATGATATagatcattaaaaataaaataaaaaatggcatGGGGATCACAAGAGCTGTGAACCACACTGATGAACAACCATAAAGAGGATCATAGGATTGTTAGGATTTCTGCTGCGgaatcacaaagatatggatctaggatagcaatccaagagcacgaAGTAATCACAAAATAACACAAAGATTTGTGGGAAACCCtagcaggaaaaaaccacggcacaaagcgacaaaaattccactatgaaaattaTAGATTACAAAGATAAAGGACTTACCCGACTTAAGCAATCCTCAAACGTCTCCTTTTCTCCAcctcttgaaaccctagaacccctttagaaaccctaaaatgcCTCAGAATTCCCTTAGAATACCTCCTAATTTCATATACAACCTTTTATATAGCTTTAGAAACAAGTAGAGCcaagatttgaaagaaaattcGCAGAATCTGCATTTCCACAAATGTATCTGTGtaaacctttgatgacatcaaactagCGAAAATTGACAAAAACAGTACAGTTCCCCGTGCTAAAAATCCCGAAAAAACTCAATGTCATCGAccggcttcgatgacatcgaagctggtTCGATGTATCAAACCATGCATGCTGATAAATTTAAGATATCTGTtattaacaatctccaccatgtctttaatacTCAAACGTAGCTCTTTgtcctcttcttttatctctgtatcgcatcatagcttcatcaatacTCTGTCCTTCTATTacgtcatcgccaagcccagagaagttgcacggaatttgaacttctctgtatAAATAACCTTGGTGAGCACGTCTGCTGAATTCACGCtgatgtgaatcttctccagtgttatgcCTCATTCATcaagcacctatcggataaaatggtgacgaacattaatgtgtttagtacgtgagtgataaatagaatttttagccaaattgatagcactctcgctatcacagttaaccagcACGGCCTCCTACtaaagtctcaactgatttatcatgcctctgaacTAAACACTTTCTttaaacgcttctgtcactgccatatattatGCTTCGAT
This region of Magnolia sinica isolate HGM2019 chromosome 1, MsV1, whole genome shotgun sequence genomic DNA includes:
- the LOC131250705 gene encoding LOB domain-containing protein 4-like, producing MKDTGRKQGTASPCAACKLLRRRCAQDCVFAPYFPADEPHKFANVHKVFGASNVNKMLQELPVHQRSDAVSSMVYEANARVRDPVYGCVGAISSLQQQIDVLQTQLALAQAEVVHMRMRQSATLSNLTEIPTESGSPSSKLMGPHTRSLFSLDMVVEQAQMGESMWLC